Genomic DNA from Porites lutea chromosome 4, jaPorLute2.1, whole genome shotgun sequence:
TCCGTTTGCGAGCCATTTTCTCTCAGCCTTTTGCTCGGATTCTTGTCCGCTTTGTCCTTCCCCATTTCTGGTTATATCTATTTGTAGGTTTCCATGACAGGTACGTTATTAAAGCGTTTAGAACAGCATATTTGGTGGAGCTCACAAAAACACGTCCTACCTCCACGAGGTGCACTGCGCAAGTCCCTTTTTATCACAAATTTAAACAGCCGTCAGTCTGTCTTGTTCACGTGAATAAAGATGTTTCAATTTATCCATGTGTTCTCACTGAGTCCTTTAATGGGAAAGGGAGAGTCTCGGACACTAGAAAATACTTGAATAAGAAACGCAAACATCGAAAGAAATTAGCTAAAAACAGTATTATCAAGAAAGCTGAAGAGATTAAAAACACTTACATCAGAAACCTCTCAAATTGTAACTTGACAACTGATCAGATAAACCTATTATCTAGGGGCCTTCGTTTCATCCCATCTCCACATACTAACACTGatagtgttaaaaaacaaattctacACGATTTCAACCAATTTGCGAGACGAATGCGTCTCCGATATATCTACCACGGTAGAGGAAAGATGAAACACCCCTTCTATGTTAAGTCTAACTGGGAACCACCAGTTCAACAATCAGTTGCTCTTGAGACATACcttgaagaaacaaaaattaaactctCAGAAATTGAGATAACAGAACCTAAACCGAACCTGCCTAAATCAGAACGCAAAGCTATTAGAGAACTTAAAGAAAATGCAGAAATAAATATCAAGAAGGCAGACAAAGGAACCACCACTGTCATAATGAACAAAATAGACAAGATTAAAGAGGGCATGACACTAATCGAGGTCAAAGAACACTACAGATCCCTCCAAAAACCAATGGTAGAAGAAACTGCTAGGAAAGTACGAAACATTATTACAGAACTCTAGCAAAAGAAAcacattgatgaaatgacaTTAAAATGGTTGTCTCGAACACCGAACCCTCCATGCATTCCAGTTTTCTACACTCTTACAAAAACACACAAGGTCAACTTGTCAAGTCGACCAATAATCTCTGGATGCGATTCCCCTACTGAGAGAATTTCAGCTTTTGTTGACAGTCTCCTTCAACCAATCATGAAAGAACAGCAGTCATACATTAAAGATACAACTCAATTTATTAACTTCATTGAAGGAACGAGAGTCCCACAAAATGCAGTCCTTGTCTCAATGGACGTTACGAGTCTATATACAAATATACCGCAAGAAGAGGGTATCACGACCATATGCCATGCATATGACACATTCTACACGACAACGCCCCCTATACCAACACACTATCTTAGAGAAATGCTGAGACATATTACAAGAGAACTCTTTCCAATTCAATGTTAAAGACTTTCTCCAGACCCATGGTACAGCTATGGGCACTAAAACAGCAGTCTCTTTTGCTAAGATTGAGAGAGCAATTATCGATCAGCAAAGTACAAAGCCGTTGGTATGGAAAAGATATATCGATGACGtgttttccctatgggacactAATAGAGAGGAAATTAACAACTTCATTGAGCATGCAAATAACTACCATCCTACAATAAAATTCACTGCTGATATTTCCGATAAAGAAATCATCTTCCTTGATACATGCATCTACAAAGGAGCACGATTTGAAAAGGAATCTATCCTTGACATGCGTACTTTTTTCAAGCCTACTGAGACATTCCAGTACATGCATTTTAAATCCTGTCACCCACCTGGAGTCAAAAAAGGCTTCGTGAAAGGTGAAGGCCTGAGACTACTAAGAACTAACTCTTCACAGGAGACTTTCGTAGAAAACATAAGAATATTCAAACTACGCCTTCGAGCGAGAGGCTACCCAAACAACTTTATAGATAAAACACTCTCGGAAGTCAAATTCTCTGACAGAAAGAAAGCTCTCCAAGAAAACACAAGAGTACGCAAAGAAATATTGCCCTTTGTAACGCAATACAACCCATCTGTGCCTAACCTAAAACACATTCTAATGGAGAAATGGCATCTTATAGAATTACAACCTAAActtaaagaaatgttcaaagaaCCTCCGATCATCTGTTATAAAAGAGGCAGTTCATTAAGAGATATACTGGTGTTGTGACTAATGTTATATTTGGTGCTGTATATATGAAGGATTATACCTCGTGACTACTACATGAAGTGGGCCCAAGCCCTTGATTATATATGCTCGCACGTTTGTAATAAAATACACTTTTCTAGCCGGTTTATATACGATGTTGATGCGAGTCTTAACATTGGCGACGAGGATCGAAAGTAATGGGGGAAAATGGTGAAGCAGCGGTGGCAATCCAAGAAATACAGGTTGCTGGACCGGCAGTTCAAGCAATTCGAGTTGTAACAGAGACGAGAAACCTCCGCACACAGCCGTTCGCAATCCCAGACGAAATGAACGCCGTGGGAAAAGCTTGGCAGGAATGGCTGGAAGGTATCGAAAGAGAATTCAGATTCTTTAAGATTTCAGAGGCCGCGGACAAGAAGGATGCGATGATTATTTACGGAGGAAATGATATAGCCCGCTTGGAAAAGAGCTTACCTGATCCGGAGACGGGCGACGCGTACACAAAACTGCGTACAAAGTTGAATGGCCATTTTACCCCGAAGAAGAATAAACATCACGCCCGCTATTTATTCTTGAAGATGAGGCCACACGTGGGTGAAACTATAAGTGCGTATGCCGTAAGATTAAGAGGAGAAGCGAAAGAGTGCGAATTTGGAGATACATTTGATGAAAGAATCCTCGAACATATTATTCAGACCATTGAAATCGAGAGGGCCATTAGCAAGACATGGGACCTCACAAGATTCCTTACCGAAGCAAGCCAGACCAAAGATATTGCGCGCCAAATACAAGATATGGGAACGGAACAGGTCGACCATGCTGGTCGCGTGCAGTCCGTACCGGCGATAAGTGGATCTCAACATCAGATGAAACCGTGGGAATGTGGATTTTGTGGATTACTCGGTGCGCATGTGAAAGGAAAAGATTGTCCCGCATTTGGGAAGAAGTGtaataaatgtcacaaatggAATCACTTCGCAGTTGTGTGTAAATCCCAGAGTAGCAGATTTAGAAAACAGAAACCAGGCAAAGCTAAAgtcaaaagaagaataaagaagaCAACAGAAGCGGGAGAATCCGCAAGTTCTGATGATGAATTCTTCGGACAAGCAGCAGAGCACTTATCGCAAGCGAAAAAAGTTAAACAGATCGCAAGAGTGGGTACTACCAGCAGGTGTGTTAAAGTGAAATTGAATGATGTGGATGTGCAGATGGAAGCGGATAGTGGTGCAGATGTTAACATTATGGATGAGCATCAGTTTAAGGCATTTGTACATAGGTCGAGTGATAAACCAGCTCTTCAACCTAGCAACGTGAAATTGTACACCCTGCAACACAAACTTGATGTTAAGGGAGAATTTCGTGCAACAATACGCAATGACACTTGTGGTAGACTGGTGACATTTGTTGTGGTATTCGGGAGAATTAAATCCCCTCCACTTATTGGCAAGGAAACTTTAATAGGACTGGGGATGCTGAAGATCCAGCCAAATGGTAGTCTCGCAGAACCTAATTCTCTCAGGATATCCAGCGACGGTTGTGCAGCTAATACTGTTAAGGACACTGGAATGCAGGAAATGGAAGACCTTGTTGCAAAGTACAGTCACTTGTTTGAGGGCATTGGAAAGATGGAAGACAAGAAACGCGGAAAGGAGATCTTAGGGCGTTTCCACATGAAGGCCAGTGCAATACCAGTGGCTCAGAAACCCAGATCGGTACCCTATTATCTTCAAGAACCACTCAAGAAATGGCTAGACCAAGGATTAACAGGGGACATTTTCGAAAAAGTTCCTGATGATGAGCCAATCACTTGGTGTTCTCCAGTAGTAGTGCAGTTAAAGCCCAAATTTGCAGAGGTACCACCAGAGAAACTGGAACCAAATATGATCAGAGCTAGTGTTGATTTAAGAGTCCCAAACCAGTATATGGAACGCAGCCGAATTGCACAAGCACCCGTGTTGGAAGATTTTACTCACAAGTTCCATGACTGTTCCATTTGGACCAAATTAGACCTTCGTCAAGGTTATCACCAGTTAATGTTACATCCAGAGTCAAGATCAGTCGCTACATTTTCTACTCCTTGGGGCAACTTCAGGCCTAAAAGATTGGTCTTCGGCGCAAAGGCTTCTCAAGACCTGTTTGATGATGCGATGTCACAGATCTTCGGAGACATTCCTCAGTGCCTCAACCAGAGGGATGACATCCTGATTGGAGCGCGTAATTGGAAGGAGCACAATGAAACACTGGGTTCAGTATTCCAAAGAGCTGAAGATTATGGGATTACCTTTAACAAGCCCAAGTGCCATTTTGGTCAGTCCCAGATTACATTTTATGGTTATCGATTTGACCAGGAAGGCCTCAAGCCGACCCCAGAGAAGGTACAAGCCATTTATGAATGTGAACCCCCCAGGTCAAAGACCGAGGTGAGAAGTTTTCTCGGGATGACCGGTTACCTTTCCAAGTTCATACCCTGGTATGCATCACTCACGAAACCGCTAAGAGACTTAACAAGAACTGAGACCAAGTTCCATTGGGGACCTACAGAAGACAAAGCATTTAAGGAAGTCAAAGGGGCTATTACAAGCAAGGACACTATTGCACTTTTCAACCCTAAACTACCAATAATGGTACGTGTGGAGGCTAGTTACAATGAAGGGCTGTCAGCGGGTCTCTTCCAGCAATCGGCTAAGGGTTGGCAGCCAGTACATTTCATTAGTCGGTCACTGACTGATGTGGAAAAAAGGTACAGTCAGACAGAAAAGGATGCGTTGTGTGTGAAATGGGCCAAAGATCGGTTCGGTATGTACCTTCAGGGTGCTCCAAGATTTACAATCGTGACAGCACACAAGCCACTATTGCCTATGTTCAGCAAACCATCAGTAAAGCTTCCTCCTCGCATTGAAAAGTGGGTTATGGACATGCAAGATGTAGACTTTGAAATGAAGTATGAACTTGGGAGAGATGAATTAGATCCTTTAGATTTCTTATCAAGACACCCATTGCCAGTCATTGGAAATGATGACACAGAGAAGGTATTGAAGGCAGCGATAACTACAGAGCATGCAGTGGTATTGGACAGGATTAGAGAAGAAACAAGTCAAGATAGAGTACTGCGGAAGTTGAGTCAAACCATCCGTAAAGGGAACTGGGAAAGCAGCAAAAGAGATGCAGACTTGACTCCCTTCTACCAAGTCAAAGAAGAGCTATATGAGTCCCAAGGCATGATTTTTCGCATGGAGAGAATTATTTTACCAGCAAACCTACAGCAGAAAATCATTAAGTCAGCTCATACATTAGGACACCTTGGCACGACAAAAACAAAGCAGATACTCCGTGAAAAATATTGGTTCCCTGGTATGAATCACCTGATCAGCCAAACAATTGGAAGCTGTTTTGACTGTCAAGTAGCCACCAAGAGTCACAGACAAGAGCCCATCAAGCCACCTGTTATTCCTGAAGAACCATGGGAACACATCTCAATTGATTTCGGATGACCTTACCCCGATGGCCATTACAACTTAGTGGCCATTGATCAGAGAACCCGGTATCCTGTGGTAGAGGTTGTGTCTTCGACTGGATTCAAGCAAACTAAGGAGAAGCTGAAAAAGACCTTTGCCTACCTTGGAATTCCTAGACAGGTAACTTCAGACAATGGACCACCGTTCAATTCAGAGCAATTTAAGGATTTTGCAAAGGAAGAAGGATTTGTACATCATTGAGTCACGCCAAATCATCCTAGAGCTAATGGGCAGGTGGAGAGATTTATGTAGACCcttaacaaaacagaacaaattgCCTATCTGCAAGGGAAATCAGGACCAGACAGAAACATGGCTGTCCAGGATATGTTAATGGCTTATAGAGATACACCTCACCCTGCGACTGGCATTTCACCTTATCAAGCTATGATGAACAGGCCTGTCAAAACTAAGTTGGACTACACAGTGCCACGGAAGGAGAGAAGCAGCAGAGATAAGATGATAGATGAGAAGGACAGGCAGTACAAGGAGAAGATGGCAGATGTAGGTGGAAGCAGTAAAGAACACAATTTTGTTGTGGGAGATCATGTCCTGTTAAGACAAAGAAAGAGGAACAAATGGTCAACCCCATATGAGCCTGTATTTTACACAGTGATTAAAATCAGTGGATCTGCCATTACTGCGCGACGTATTACAGATGGCCAAGAGGTTCAGCGAGATGCTAGTCAATTCAAACTTGCAAATATCCTTCTGTACCAGGAGAATATAGACAAGAGCGGTCAGAGTGAAGATTGGAGAGAGACACAGGATGTTGGGCAGGAGAATTTACTGGAACTACCTGAACAAGAGACAACTGCAGAGCCAGTGCAAGAGAACCCCACAGTACAGAGTGGGAGTGGTAGCAGTCAACAGCAAGGAGGAATGACAGCAGTGAATCGTCAGGAGGTGGAGATGCCAAGCCCGGCAGTCGAAGACACTTCTGTGCCATCCAGTAGTTCTACAAGACCCGGTAGACCGAAAAGGACCAGGCGACGACCTGCATACCTGAATGACTTTATTACTTGAATTACGAGGAGATTTGTGTACTACACTTAAAGCAGCTTGGAATATCGAATAGGAACTGAATTGAACTGAATAGGTTTAAGACTGATATGGGTCACATGCAGTGTTGTGTACCCAAATATAGTTTATTTAGTTCACACAGAACATAGTCTACTCAAggatagtttttgtttgtttatttcttttgatTTCTATTTCTCATAGGTTTTTCTCTTTGTTGTTTATATATCTCCATATCATTAATTGcacttaataataattatataggtATCTTAAACTTGGGGGGAGATGTTGTGACTAATGTTATATTTGGTGCTGTATATATGAAGGATTATACCTCGTGACTACTACATGAAGTGGGCCCAAGCCCTTGATTATATATGCTCGCACGTTTGTAATAAAATACACTTTTCTTGCCGGTTTATATACGATGTTGATGTGAGTCTTAACAACTGGTTAAAGCCAAACTGTAGTTAATCTCTTTAACGCTACATGTAGAAGAGCAATTACATTCATACGACACGTTTGCGGGATCTGTGAATGGCCTGTCACTATTTAATTACCATGTTGATATTTTTGGACAGAGCCCCTTCCTGCTGCGTGGGAAATTTTCACGTCCACGACCAAGACTACCAGAACACATGTACATTCTTCAACGATATCTACTACAATATTCGAGCCTACACCATCTCCTTCAGGGTGATACCAACCAGTCCATGTAGAAACCTACTAACGCTTCTCAATCAGAGAACGGAATATTCGCATGgccaaaaaacagaaaaatagacATGTAAAGAAACACAACCTACATCAGGATCGACAAATCAGATACTTATTGGCCAATTTCACTGGGCCAATCAGAGAACGCTATTTTCGATCCAACACTCTGTTAGACACTGGTATAAAACCTGTAAACACTGCCTGCACAAACACCACTCAGTTACTCCAAATAGCAGCAACTGACAAGTTCCGCTATAGGAACGAAACCGGTCTTGCTTCAGAATCTCAGAGAAAACACCTAATACAAAGAGATAAATATGAGCGACACAGAGATGTCCCCAAGTATCCTTGACTGCAACGGTCTACTCGTAACCGAACAACCAAACAAAGAACCAGACCAGAAAGTCGAGGATGAGCTTTTACAATCTGCGTCAGAAGACGAAGATAAAGATAACCAACCTCCAACTCCACTGAATGAGCTAGCGTACAAACGTACCAAGAAATCAGAACAAAAATCGAGCAGAAAACGCCCTTATGTGAAACAGACCCGAGACAGCCACATTAGAGGAAATCCTGCCAAGAGAGCCCGCCATACGATGAACTCCGAAGAAGCAATTAAGAAAAGAATTGAGAATTCAGAGGAGGCTATTCTCAAACTTGAGACCCACCGTCAGAGAAAGTCAGAAAACAGATAAATACTATATTTTTGACATGGGTGACGCCACACTAAGTGccaacaaaacagcaaagactCATGTTTTCAAAATGAGTAAAATTGCCGCAAAAAGCTATTGATATGGACAAGGAAAGTGATCATTTTATGGCTAAGGAATATTGTTTTTTCAATGGAAATCACAAAAGATGCAGAGGCTATGTCACTTTAGGCTGCTACGTTTACCATCCACTTCTTGGGAAAATTATCCGGCTTTGCAAGCGTGGAAGTAAATGTGGAAGACTCAGAAGCTATTCAGATATTTTGGACAATATTCAACGAAGTCCTTTGGGCTGGTGCGCAGACGAGGCAGGGTCAAAATGGGAAGGTCTTTTCCGTGTCTTTGGCGATGTGTGCAACAGAATTGTATCGTGTGTTTTTCACTATCAACAATCTGTAAATCAGCTCACTTCACTTCGCTCGCTTTGGTCGCTCAGTTCTGCTCACTTCCTTCCGCTCATCTCAGTTGATCGTTCCGTGTTGCTCATTTGGTCGATCAGTGTCGCTCAGGGAAATAATTAAGAAATATTAATCAGAAAAAAAGTTAGAGTTTAATTTTAACCAGAAGTCATCTTCCTATAACTACTCTAATGTGAAATTGAATTAGAATAACACACATAGTTGAGAAAGGTTACTACAGTATTAGATAAATGAGTTTTATATTaatatcttttattttcttatttctgtagtaacctttttcattttatctGAACAATAAAACTACTATTGTGTAATTGAGCCAGAAATCATTAAGGGAAAATCCAGGAGGGAGGGGGCGACTATTGTTTTCCAATTACGTTTATTGACCCATTCCGCATGCCAGTGTGACGTCACACAGCAATGGGTGAGTGCTTCGCGTCGCTTCTGCAGATTGGCGTGGGACTCCATCGAGAAGAGAACAACAGCgttcaagaaagacaaaacacTAGGCTAATATCACTATTGTTCGCTAATTTGATCGTAAGTGTGTGTGCTTTATTGTTGCTTTTTTCTGTTTGTGTAGACCTCTAGAGCGTTTTGTGTGCATAACTGTGTAATTTTGCCGCTTTGTGCCAAGGGCTGTTTGGCGGGACTCCCATCTTTTCTGTGGGACCAGTCAGATCATCATCGATCAGTCACCTTTTTTATCCAAATTATGCAACAGATAGCCTTCAGAATAGGAGGTTTTATTCATTGATTACACTCCTTTAaaatccgtttttttttttttgcggattGAATTAGCCGTTCTTCATATCAGTCCGTTCGAGTGAGGGCTTTTGTTGATTTCTTgctgtttcttgatatttcccTCCAAATTTCACAGCCCTGACACAGCGGTGGGATTGATTTGTGTCTTTCTAAATACTTACTTTTGTTGAAGGTCTTTACTCTTTTGTCTCATTGTTCTTGTGTTAGTTATGTTGGTTGCTTGTTTTTGAATTTGTCTTTTACGGATCTAATCGCTTTTTAAAATAAGCTTAAAGATTGTGTGGTAGTTTTAATCGGTGTTGAATTTTAATCGCTGCTTCCAGGGAGGTAAATATTGTTGCAGATCAGGGATCTTGTTACTTATATGGTGTGTTGCTGTGCTTGCGTGGCctttaaaattaattcattgttcttttcaaaaatagcATGCCTTCGGAAATAAGCTGTATTTGGTTTTCATATTCGGTGTATGTAAATAAAGTCTGGTGCTGAACACACAAGTGTGACACAAAATACCTTGAATCACAACTTAAATTAATTCACCAAATATTTGATCATTATTTCAattaaacaaagacaaaaatacaagaaaaacctTTTTAGTAAATGGAAAATACTTAGTTATAATAAGAATAAAGTGTAATAACGATAATTATCATAAGAAAAGTGGCATAAATTTATATTAATGGTATAATTAGTATTGTACTGTaaatagctgtggtcacactacagacttttacCTAGGCAAAACCGATTTACCTAGggaaaattcatcaaaaatctcCCGAGGTAAATTCATCTcaggttttgttttacctaggtGAAAAAATCTGGGAAGGTCACACTACTGATATCGGCTCCCAAGGCTTTCAtaccatttgaattttttggagtGTAAATTCAAGAAGGCCAGATGCGCAGGGATCTAGCTGAGCAAAGAGACGATGTTTTCTGTTATCTTGTCATTTCTTACGCGAATTCAACGTGCAAGGTGAAGCAAGGCGAAGACGTAGATGATTCGTGccccaaaatttctttcacagcatgatctatgtccggttctgtcatcaagaccttcgTCGATGAGCGTCTATTGGCTAT
This window encodes:
- the LOC140934355 gene encoding uncharacterized protein, with the protein product MGENGEAAVAIQEIQVAGPAVQAIRVVTETRNLRTQPFAIPDEMNAVGKAWQEWLEGIEREFRFFKISEAADKKDAMIIYGGNDIARLEKSLPDPETGDAYTKLRTKLNGHFTPKKNKHHARYLFLKMRPHVGETISAYAVRLRGEAKECEFGDTFDERILEHIIQTIEIERAISKTWDLTRFLTEASQTKDIARQIQDMGTEQVDHAGRVQSVPAISGSQHQMKPWECGFCGLLGAHVKGKDCPAFGKKCNKCHKWNHFAVVCKSQSSRFRKQKPGKAKVKRRIKKTTEAGESASSDDEFFGQAAEHLSQAKKVKQIARVGTTSRCVKVKLNDVDVQMEADSGADVNIMDEHQFKAFVHRSSDKPALQPSNVKLYTLQHKLDVKGEFRATIRNDTCGRLVTFVVVFGRIKSPPLIGKETLIGLGMLKIQPNGSLAEPNSLRISSDGCAANTVKDTGMQEMEDLVAKYSHLFEGIGKMEDKKRGKEILGRFHMKASAIPVAQKPRSVPYYLQEPLKKWLDQGLTGDIFEKVPDDEPITWCSPVVVQLKPKFAEVPPEKLEPNMIRASVDLRVPNQYMERSRIAQAPVLEDFTHKFHDCSIWTKLDLRQGYHQLMLHPESRSVATFSTPWGNFRPKRLVFGAKASQDLFDDAMSQIFGDIPQCLNQRDDILIGARNWKEHNETLGSVFQRAEDYGITFNKPKCHFGQSQITFYGYRFDQEGLKPTPEKVQAIYECEPPRSKTEKTKHLRKSKGLLQARTLLHFSTLNYQ